In the genome of Asterias amurensis chromosome 16, ASM3211899v1, one region contains:
- the LOC139949067 gene encoding E3 ubiquitin-protein ligase TRIM45-like, with translation MENGFMSAAALHSTRQQFQQKYLTCSQCRQVYDDQTRVPKYLPCLHTICIHCLASFVNGKPEFPCPLCKAPTGIPLSGMSAFPTNFNVKKLREFLAIDEIPESRVGSAFICEGCDKHERALVCCANCVRYLCRECVIAHQYANGFQDHHVNVLGDLNDEEEAQLQRRRLFCTIHSRQALTLFCEKCKVAVCQVCSNLAHIDDGHRLVDLGSVIDDQRRELGHLMGKCLMQQKPLEQLLGNIITEQGKLNVNAKTVEEDIHAYFLERHKDLEKREQELIKMARAVHSKMALSIKNQKEAAETTLAAIMATGEFTETAILHRNPVETARAWQKLKPTLSKINDRVFYSKPVANSLIEFRHQHNASQMHFQLSVRDLGKIYTNDIAPFQTDVKVFPAFVDQECKIGLNTINLDGEKSTLGGALVQATLKSPTGDPMTCDLQDNMDGTYHILFSPSIAGDHEMLVCVSKEPVHNEPMKISVLDFHTDIEPGIVGTECLIRLHATDSTGNAQPLPEDMNIDICLKDPMSYETETEETFTSEGSYVIKFLPRMVGDHFLNISFDGTPLRGSSLIVGVHKIIECTSKDEEILLEDVSGIAVCSKGNIFLADTFKNQEVVKLDGDGMFLETFSVSYKNYALLTIDIEDKLTMFFLNRKCVSTYATDGKFIRRFQANDVKNVTSVAVNSRGDTLLLDCLECCVFMYDEKGFFIQRIGNQGCGRGELNFPISMCVDKFSNIYVSDKGNQCVVRVNPDGKYLKQFGDRDSLLHPGSVVITLDGYLLVHDERLAQVVHVFSPRTNEIIRLVEVHGIVGFQEAMAITSDGCFVKVDHKGNCLRKYSYK, from the coding sequence ATGGAGAATGGTTTTATGTCAGCCGCTGCCCTGCACAGCACCAGGCAACAGTTCCAACAGAAGTACTTGACATGTAGCCAGTGTCGACAAGTTTATGACGATCAGACCAGAGTTCCGAAGTATCTACCATGCCTACACACTATCTGCATTCACTGCCTGGCGTCATTCGTCAACGGGAAGCCAGAGTTCCCTTGCCCCCTCTGCAAAGCTCCGACCGGAATCCCTCTCAGTGGAATGTCTGCCTTCCCGACCAATTTCAACGTCAAGAAGCTCCGAGAGTTCCTGGCGATAGATGAGATCCCAGAGAGTCGTGTTGGGTCGGCGTTTATCTGCGAAGGGTGTGATAAACATGAGAGGGCACTAGTCTGCTGTGCAAACTGTGTGCGGTATTTGTGTCGAGAGTGCGTCATTGCTCATCAGTATGCTAATGGATTCCAAGATCATCACGTCAATGTTCTCGGTGATCTGAATGATGAGGAAGAAGCACAGCTTCAGAGACGGAGACTCTTCTGTACGATCCACAGTCGACAAGCCTTGACTCTATTCTGTGAGAAATGCAAAGTCGCTGTTTGTCAGGTCTGCTCAAATCTGGCACATATTGACGACGGGCATCGCTTGGTGGATCTCGGGTCCGTGATTGACGATCAGAGGCGAGAGCTTGGACATCTGATGGGGAAGTGCCTGATGCAGCAGAAGCCTCTGGAGCAGCTTCTTGGCAACATCATCACGGAGCAGGGGAAACTCAACGTCAACGCTAAGACAGTAGAGGAAGACATCCATGCTTACTTCTTGGAGCGACATAAAGATCTGGAGAAACGAGAGCAGGAGTTGATCAAGATGGCTCGTGCTGTTCACTCCAAAATGGCACTGAGTATCAAGAATCAGAAAGAAGCAGCTGAGACAACCCTAGCAGCCATCATGGCTACCGGGGAGTTCACCGAAACAGCCATCTTACATCGGAATCCGGTAGAGACAGCGAGAGCATGGCAGAAACTCAAACCAACCCTCTCGAAGATCAACGATAGAGTCTTCTACTCCAAGCCTGTCGCTAACAGCCTGATTGAGTTCCGCCATCAACACAACGCCTCACAGATGCATTTCCAGCTTAGCGTACGAGATCTTGGCAAGATCTACACCAATGATATCGCTCCGTTCCAGACTGATGTCAAAGTGTTCCCAGCTTTCGTTGACCAGGAATGTAAGATTGGACTGAACACAATCAACCTTGATGGAGAAAAGAGTACACTGGGCGGGGCACTTGTCCAGGCAACGCTAAAATCACCGACGGGTGATCCGATGACATGTGACCTTCAAGATAACATGGATGGGACTTACCACATCTTGTTCTCACCTAGCATTGCGGGTGACCATGAAATGCTGGTATGCGTGTCGAAGGAACCGGTGCATAACGAACCAATGAAGATCTCAGTTCTTGACTTCCATACCGACATTGAGCCCGGTATAGTGGGTACCGAGTGCCTAATCCGTCTTCATGCTACCGACAGCACTGGTAACGCACAACCGCTTCCTGAGGATATGAACATTGACATCTGCCTGAAAGATCCGATGTCTTACGAGACGGAAACCGAAGAGACATTTACGTCGGAAGGATCTTACGTGATCAAGTTCCTTCCAAGAATGGTCGGAGATCACTTTCTGAACATCTCATTCGACGGGACCCCTCTTAGAGGGTCATCACTCATTGTCGGCGTTCATAAGATCATCGAGTGTACCTCAAAGGATGAGGAGATACTCCTTGAAGACGTGTCTGGCATCGCTGTTTGCTCCAAGGGGAACATCTTCCTTGCGGACACCTTCAAGAATCAGGAGGTCGTCAAGCTCGATGGGGATGGGATGTTCCTCGAGACCTTCAGCGTGTCTTATAAGAACTACGCACTTCTGACCATCGACATTGAGGACAAACTCACAATGTTCTTCCTCAATCGTAAATGCGTCTCCACCTACGCCACAGACGGAAAGTTCATTCGCCGCTTCCAAGCCAACGACGTGAAGAATGTTACGAGTGTTGCTGTGAACTCTCGTGGTGATACGCTTCTCCTTGATTGCTTGGAATGCTGCGTCTTCATGTACGACGAGAAGGGTTTCTTCATTCAGCGGATCGGTAACCAAGGTTGCGGGAGAGGAGAACTGAACTTCCCCATCAGTATGTGTGTGGATAAGTTCAGTAACATCTACGTCAGCGACAAAGGGAACCAGTGTGTCGTACGGGTGAATCCAGATGGGAAGTACTTAAAGCAGTTTGGGGACAGAGACAGTTTGCTTCATCCAGGCTCCGTAGTCATCACCTTAGATGGTTACCTCCTGGTTCACGATGAAAGACTTGCGCAAGTTGTTCACGTCTTCAGCCCGCGTACCAATGAGATTATACGATTGGTTGAAGTACATGGAATCGTTGGATTTCAGGAGGCAATGGCGATTACTTCAGACGGTTGTTTTGTTAAAGTGGATCACAAAGGGAACTGTCTGAGGAAATACAGCTACAAGTGA